A window from Salvelinus sp. IW2-2015 linkage group LG5, ASM291031v2, whole genome shotgun sequence encodes these proteins:
- the puraa gene encoding transcriptional activator protein Pur-alpha: MADRDSGSEQGGAATGPGVGSMHPVTGGAGSASGLQHETQELASKRVDIQNKRFYLDVKQNAKGRFLKIAEVGAGGNKSRLTLSMSVAVEFRDYLGDFIEHYAQLGPSNPDIAQDEPRRALKSEFLVRENRKYYMDLKENQRGRFLRIRQTVNRGPGLGSTQGQTIALPAQGLIEFRDALAKLIDDYGVDDEPAELPEGTSLTVDNKRFFFDVGSNKYGVFMRVSEVKPTYRNSITVPFKVWSKFGNTFCKYAEEMKKIQEKQREKRACEMQQQEEMHADDADED, translated from the coding sequence aTGGCGGACAGAGACAGTGGAAGTGAGCAGGGAGGAGCAGCCACGGGCCCGGGCGTCGGTTCCATGCACCCAGTGACAGGAGGGGCGGGCTCGGCTTCCGGGCTGCAACACGAGACGCAAGAGCTGGCGTCGAAACGGGTTGACATTCAAAATAAACGTTTCTATCTGGACGTGAAGCAGAACGCAAAAGGCCGCTTCTTAAAGATAGCTGAAGTCGGGGCCGGGGGAAACAAGAGCCGCCTCACTCTCTCCATGTCAGTGGCAGTCGAGTTCCGTGACTACTTAGGGGACTTCATCGAACATTATGCCCAATTAGGTCCTAGCAATCCGGACATCGCACAGGATGAGCCGAGGCGAGCACTTAAAAGCGAATTCTTGGTCCGGGAAAATCGGAAGTACTACATGGATCTGAAAGAGAACCAGAGAGGCCGGTTTCTGAGGATTCGACAGACCGTGAACCGGGGGCCCGGTTTGGGATCCACGCAAGGCCAGACAATTGCTCTGCCTGCCCAGGGACTTATTGAGTTTCGTGACGCTTTGGCAAAACTCATTGACGACTACGGAGTAGATGACGAACCTGCGGAGTTGCCAGAGGGGACCTCCTTGACAGTGGACAACAAACGCTTTTTCTTCGACGTGGGCTCCAATAAATACGGAGTGTTCATGAGGGTAAGCGAGGTGAAGCCAACATACCGCAACTCTATCACCGTGCCCTTCAAAGTGTGGTCCAAATTTGGAAATACGTTCTGTAAATACGCGGAGGAGATGAAGAAGATCCAGGAGAAACAGCGGGAGAAAAGGGCATGTGAAATGCAGCAACAAGAGGAGATGCATGCTGATGATGCAGACGAGGATTGA